The Ancylobacter sp. WKF20 genome contains a region encoding:
- a CDS encoding peptidylprolyl isomerase produces the protein MIRSLFAAFALTVALAVPAMAQAPKLPPNVDPQNTIIMQTTKGPVIFVLRADIAPKHAERIKTLAREGYYDNVPFHRVIEGFMAQTGDGQYGNGTGGSRYPNLPAEFSNVPFKRGTVGMARASAPNSANSQFFITFGDASFLNGQYTVIGEVVSGMENVDKIKRGEPVQNPDKIVSMKVAADVK, from the coding sequence ATGATCCGTAGCCTGTTTGCCGCCTTCGCCCTCACTGTCGCGCTGGCCGTGCCGGCGATGGCGCAGGCGCCGAAGCTGCCGCCGAATGTCGATCCGCAGAACACGATCATCATGCAGACCACCAAGGGCCCGGTGATCTTCGTGCTGCGCGCCGACATCGCCCCCAAACACGCCGAGCGCATCAAGACGCTGGCGCGCGAGGGCTATTACGACAACGTGCCGTTCCACCGCGTGATCGAGGGCTTCATGGCCCAGACCGGCGATGGCCAATATGGCAATGGCACGGGCGGCTCGCGCTACCCGAACCTGCCGGCCGAGTTCTCCAACGTGCCCTTCAAGCGCGGCACGGTGGGCATGGCCCGTGCCTCCGCCCCGAACAGCGCCAACTCGCAGTTCTTCATCACCTTCGGTGACGCCTCCTTCCTGAACGGCCAGTACACGGTCATCGGCGAGGTCGTCTCCGGCATGGAGAATGTCGACAAGATCAAGCGCGGCGAGCCGGTTCAGAACCCCGACAAGATCGTTTCGATGAAGGTCGCCGCGGACGTCAAGTAA
- a CDS encoding peptidylprolyl isomerase, with the protein MSDAANFLLLETTQGPVKIKFRPDLAPNHVARIAELATQGFYDNVPFHRVIEGFMAQTGDGQFGNGTGGSGKKLKAEFNAGRHVRGTASMARAQHPDSGDSQFFICFANASFLDGQYTVWGEVVEGMENVDKVKRGEPVQNPDKIVKASVSAA; encoded by the coding sequence ATGTCTGACGCTGCCAACTTTCTGCTGCTCGAGACCACCCAGGGCCCGGTCAAGATCAAGTTCCGCCCGGACCTCGCGCCGAACCATGTCGCGCGCATTGCCGAGCTCGCCACGCAGGGCTTCTATGACAACGTGCCGTTCCATCGCGTGATCGAAGGCTTCATGGCCCAGACCGGCGACGGCCAGTTCGGCAACGGCACGGGCGGCTCGGGCAAGAAGCTGAAGGCCGAGTTCAATGCCGGCCGTCACGTGCGCGGCACGGCCTCGATGGCCCGCGCCCAGCACCCCGATTCCGGCGACAGCCAGTTCTTCATCTGCTTCGCCAACGCTTCCTTCCTCGACGGCCAGTACACCGTGTGGGGCGAGGTCGTGGAAGGCATGGAGAATGTCGACAAGGTGAAGCGGGGCGAGCCGGTGCAGAACCCCGACAAGATCGTCAAGGCGAGCGTCTCCGCCGCCTGA
- the queA gene encoding tRNA preQ1(34) S-adenosylmethionine ribosyltransferase-isomerase QueA yields MRVDLFDFELPNERIALRPVSPRDAARLLVVRAGGDPELTDARVSDLPDILQPGDALVVNDTRVLPARLVGIRRRDSSQGEGVEVEAMLHKRIAPDSWLALARPGKRLAPGDIIVFASPDGGHTLKATLEAKGEGGEVTLRFVGAGAELDAAIALIGHIPLPPYIAAKRADDAQDRLDYQTMFANQEGSVAAPTAGLHFTPELIRRLEQRGVETHRVTLHVGAGTFLPVKVNDTSEHRMHAEWGEVSAATAAALTAVKARGGRVVTVGTTATRLIESAAGVDGSLHAWSGETDIFITPGYRFRFTDGMMTNFHLPRSTLVMLVAAFIGHDEQKRAYAHAIATGYRFYSYGDACLLLPKARA; encoded by the coding sequence ATGCGTGTCGACCTGTTCGATTTCGAGCTGCCCAATGAGCGGATCGCGCTGCGCCCGGTCTCGCCACGCGACGCGGCGCGGCTGCTGGTGGTGCGCGCCGGCGGCGATCCCGAGCTGACCGATGCCCGGGTGAGCGACCTGCCGGACATCCTCCAGCCCGGCGACGCGCTGGTGGTGAACGACACCCGCGTGCTGCCCGCGCGTCTCGTCGGTATCCGCCGCCGCGACAGCTCGCAGGGCGAGGGCGTCGAGGTCGAGGCGATGCTGCACAAGCGCATCGCCCCCGATAGCTGGCTGGCCCTCGCCCGGCCGGGCAAGCGCCTCGCACCGGGCGACATCATCGTCTTCGCCTCACCCGACGGGGGCCACACGCTCAAGGCGACGCTGGAGGCGAAGGGTGAGGGCGGCGAGGTGACGCTTCGCTTCGTTGGGGCCGGCGCCGAACTCGACGCAGCGATCGCGCTGATCGGCCATATTCCGCTGCCGCCTTACATCGCCGCCAAGCGGGCCGATGATGCGCAGGACCGGCTGGACTACCAGACCATGTTCGCCAATCAGGAAGGCTCGGTCGCCGCGCCCACCGCCGGGCTGCACTTCACGCCCGAGCTGATCCGCCGGCTGGAGCAGCGCGGTGTCGAGACGCATCGCGTCACGCTGCATGTCGGTGCCGGCACGTTCCTGCCCGTGAAGGTTAACGACACCAGCGAACACCGGATGCATGCCGAATGGGGCGAGGTCTCCGCCGCTACCGCTGCCGCCCTGACCGCCGTGAAGGCGCGGGGCGGGCGGGTCGTCACCGTCGGCACCACGGCGACGCGGCTGATCGAAAGCGCCGCCGGCGTGGATGGCTCGCTTCACGCGTGGAGCGGCGAGACCGACATCTTCATCACGCCCGGCTACCGCTTCCGCTTCACCGACGGGATGATGACCAATTTCCACCTGCCGCGCTCGACGCTGGTGATGCTGGTTGCCGCCTTCATCGGTCATGACGAGCAGAAGCGCGCCTATGCCCACGCGATTGCGACGGGCTATCGCTTCTATTCCTATGGCGACGCCTGCCTTTTGCTGCCAAAAGCCCGCGCATGA
- the tgt gene encoding tRNA guanosine(34) transglycosylase Tgt, translating into MNEQIDFHYRLKATDGAARLGEVVTPRGIIRTPAFMPVGTAATVKGMYPQQVRELGADILLGNTYHLMLRPTAERVAELGGLHSFMRWPHPILTDSGGFQIMSLAALRKMNEKGVTFRSHIDGSYHELSPERSVEIQGLLGSDIQMQLDECVRLPATKDEIARALRLSLRWAERSKKAFESQPKGRALFGIVQGGDDPALREESARGLVDIDFPGYSIGGLAVGEPQAVMLAMIEVVAPILPTHKPRYLMGVGTPDDMIEAVARGVDMFDCVMPTRAGRHALAFTRFGKINLKNARHANDPRPLDEESGCPAARDYSRAYLHHLIRCDEMLGSMLLTWVNLAYYQSLMAGARAAIGEGRFEAYKAEVKEGWARGDIPAR; encoded by the coding sequence ATGAACGAACAGATCGACTTCCACTATCGCCTGAAAGCCACCGATGGCGCGGCTCGCCTCGGCGAGGTCGTGACCCCGCGCGGCATCATCCGCACGCCGGCCTTCATGCCAGTCGGAACCGCCGCGACGGTGAAGGGCATGTACCCGCAGCAGGTGCGCGAACTCGGCGCCGACATCCTGCTCGGCAACACCTATCATCTGATGCTGCGCCCCACCGCCGAGCGGGTAGCGGAGCTCGGCGGCCTGCATAGCTTCATGCGCTGGCCGCACCCGATCCTCACCGATTCCGGCGGCTTCCAGATCATGTCGCTGGCGGCGCTGCGTAAGATGAACGAGAAGGGCGTCACCTTCCGCTCGCACATCGACGGCTCCTATCACGAGCTGTCGCCGGAGCGCTCGGTGGAGATCCAGGGCCTGCTCGGCTCGGACATCCAGATGCAGCTCGACGAATGCGTGAGACTGCCGGCCACCAAGGACGAGATCGCCCGTGCGCTGCGCCTTTCGCTGCGCTGGGCGGAGCGGTCGAAGAAGGCGTTCGAGAGCCAGCCAAAGGGCAGGGCGCTGTTCGGCATCGTGCAGGGCGGTGACGACCCGGCGCTGCGCGAGGAATCCGCGCGCGGCCTCGTCGATATCGACTTCCCCGGCTATTCCATCGGCGGCCTCGCGGTTGGCGAGCCGCAGGCGGTGATGCTGGCGATGATCGAGGTGGTCGCGCCGATCCTGCCGACGCACAAGCCGCGCTATCTGATGGGCGTCGGCACGCCCGACGACATGATCGAGGCAGTCGCGCGCGGGGTCGACATGTTCGACTGCGTGATGCCGACCCGCGCCGGCCGGCACGCGCTGGCCTTCACCCGCTTCGGCAAGATCAATCTGAAGAACGCCCGGCACGCCAATGATCCGCGCCCGCTGGACGAGGAAAGCGGCTGCCCGGCGGCGCGGGACTATTCGCGCGCCTATCTCCACCACCTCATCCGCTGCGACGAGATGTTGGGCTCCATGCTGCTGACCTGGGTGAACCTCGCCTATTACCAGAGCCTGATGGCCGGCGCGCGGGCCGCCATCGGCGAGGGACGCTTCGAGGCGTACAAGGCCGAGGTGAAGGAAGGCTGGGCGCGCGGCGACATTCCGGCGCGCTGA
- the wrbA gene encoding NAD(P)H:quinone oxidoreductase: MAKVLVLYYSTYGHIETMAEAVAEGAREAGATVDVKRVPETVPEDIAKANHFKLDQKAPVATVDDLKNYDAIIFGSGTRFGSVASQLRSFIDQTGGLWFAGALVGKVGSVFTSSATQHGGQESTILGFVPTLLHHGMVVVGLPYAFAGQMGLDEIKGGSPYGAATITDGDGSRQPSEVELAGARFQGKHVATIAAKLHG, translated from the coding sequence ATGGCCAAAGTTCTCGTTCTCTACTACTCGACCTATGGTCACATCGAGACCATGGCGGAGGCCGTCGCCGAGGGCGCCCGCGAAGCTGGCGCGACTGTCGACGTGAAGCGCGTTCCCGAGACGGTGCCGGAAGACATCGCCAAGGCGAACCACTTCAAGCTCGACCAGAAGGCGCCGGTCGCCACCGTGGACGACCTGAAGAATTACGACGCCATCATCTTCGGCTCGGGCACCCGCTTCGGCTCCGTCGCCTCGCAGCTGCGCAGCTTCATCGACCAGACCGGTGGCCTGTGGTTCGCCGGTGCGCTGGTCGGCAAGGTCGGTTCGGTGTTCACTTCCTCCGCGACCCAGCATGGCGGCCAGGAATCCACCATTCTCGGCTTCGTCCCGACGCTGCTGCATCACGGCATGGTCGTGGTCGGCCTGCCCTACGCCTTCGCCGGCCAGATGGGCCTAGATGAGATCAAGGGCGGCTCGCCCTACGGCGCCGCGACGATCACCGACGGCGACGGCTCGCGCCAGCCTTCCGAGGTCGAACTCGCCGGCGCCCGCTTCCAGGGCAAGCATGTGGCAACCATCGCCGCCAAGCTGCACGGCTGA